Proteins from a genomic interval of Oncorhynchus mykiss isolate Arlee chromosome 21, USDA_OmykA_1.1, whole genome shotgun sequence:
- the ruxf gene encoding Small nuclear ribonucleoprotein F (The RefSeq protein has 2 substitutions compared to this genomic sequence): MSLPLNPKPFLNGLTGKPVMVKLKWGMEYKGYLVSVDSYMNMQLANSEEYVDGALADHLGEVLVR; encoded by the exons ATG AGTTTACCCCTGAACCCCAAGCCCTTCCTGAACGGCCTGACAGGCAAGCCGGTGATGGTGAAGCTGAAGTGGGGGATGGAGTACAAGGGCTACCTAGTGTCTGTGGACAGCTACATGAACATGCAG TTGGCGAACACAGAAGAGTATGTGGATGGAGCGTTGGCTGGTCACCTTGGAGAAGTACTTGTTAGGTAA
- the ruxf gene encoding small nuclear ribonucleoprotein F isoform X1, which yields MSLPLNPKPFLNGLTGKPVMVKLKWGMEYKGYLVSVDSYMNMQLANTEEYVDGALAGHLGEVLVRCNNVLYIRGVEEEEEDGEMKE from the exons ATG AGTTTACCCCTGAACCCCAAGCCCTTCCTGAACGGCCTGACAGGCAAGCCGGTGATGGTGAAGCTGAAGTGGGGGATGGAGTACAAGGGCTACCTAGTGTCTGTGGACAGCTACATGAACATGCAG TTGGCGAACACAGAAGAGTATGTGGATGGAGCGTTGGCTGGTCACCTTGGAGAAGTACTTGTTAG GTGCAATAATGTTTTATATATTAGAGgagtggaggaagaagaggaggacggaGAAATGAAAGAATGA
- the amdhd1 gene encoding probable imidazolonepropionase gives MSNKLLVKNAKQVVLICHNGEKFLTKDGMQKLCVIENSSLVIGSDGLIKDIGPASTIDFQYAGVSFDKVIDATGMCVIPGLVDAHTHPVWAGDRVHEFALKLAGATYMDVHRAGGGIHFTVEHTRAALASTLLASLIGRLGRMQRAGTTLVECKSGYGLELQTELKMLEVIETARRTLPINISSTYCGAHAVPKGKTVAEATTDILKVQLPRLSERMLAGALRVDNIDVFCEQGVFDLSSTRSILQAGLDMGLNINFHGDELHPMNSAQLGAELGALAISHLEEVTDEGIAAMATAKTAAILLPTTAYILRLPQPRARDMLEAGVIVALGSDFNPNAYCCSMPVVMHLACVNMRMSMPEALAAATINAAYALGRSHTHGSLEVNKHGDLLVLNAPRWEHLIYQLGGHQELIRYVVIRGNVVYNNDKTMDF, from the exons ATGTCCAACAAACTTTTGGTAAAGAACGCGAAACAGGTGGTTTTAATTTGCCACAACGGTGAGAAGTTCCTGACGAAGGATGGGATGCAAAAGCTGTGTGTGATTGAGAACAGTAGTTTGGTTATCGGGAG CGACGGCCTGATAAAGGATATTGGACCAGCGAGCACCATTGATTTCCAATATGCAGGGGTCTCGTTTGATAAAGTCATCGATGCAACTGGCATGTGTGTCATTCCAG GACTGGTTGATGCACACACCCACCCCGTATGGGCTGGAGACAGGGTGCATGAATTTGCCTTGAAG TTGGCTGGTGCCACCTACATGGATGTGCACCGTGCCGGAGGAGGGATCCACTTCACAGTGGAGCACACCCGGGCTGCTCTTGCCTCCACCCTGCTGGCCTCTCTGATAGGCAGGCTGGGTCGGATGCAGCGGGCAGGCACTACCCTGGTGGAGTGTAAGAGTGGCTACGGCCTGGAGCTGCAGACAGAGCTGAAGATGCTGGAGGTCATCGAGACGGCCAGACGTACCCTGCCAATCAATATATCGTCTACCTACTGTGGCGCACACGCCGTCCCTAA GGGTAAGACTGTTGCCGAGGCGACAACAGACATCCTTAAGGTCCAGTTGCCGCGGCTGAGTGAGCGTATGTTAGCGGGGGCCCTGAGGGTGGACAACATAGATGTGTTCTGTGAGCAGGGTGTCTTTGACCTGTCCTCCACACGCTCCATCCTGCAGGCTGGCCTGGACATGGGCCTCAACATCAACTTCCACGGAGACGAGCTGCACCCCATGAACTCTGCACAG CTGGGGGCAGAGCTTGGTGCCTTGGCTATCAGTCACCTGGAGGAGGTGACAGATGAGGGCATCGCTGCCATGGCGACAGCTAAGACCGCCGCCATCCTGCTCCCAACCACCGCTTACATCCTACGGTTGCCCCAGCCACGGGCCCGAGACATGCTGGAGGCTGGGGTCATTGTTGCCCTGGGCAGTGACTTCAACCCTAATGCCTACTGTTGCTCGATG CCAGTGGTGATGCACCTGGCGTGTGTCAACATGAGGATGTCCATGCCTGAAGCTCTGGCCGCCGCCACCATCAACGCAGCCTACGCCCTGGGCCGCTCTCACACGCACGGCTCCCTGGAGGTCAACAAACACGGCGACCTGCTGGTCCTCAACGCACCACG GTGGGAGCATCTCATCTACCAGTTAGGAGGACACCAGGAACTGATCCGCTACGTTGTCATCAGGGGCAACGTCGTCTACAACAACGACAAAACCATGGACTTCTAA